GGAGTTTGCCGCCACGGCCTACGATGCGGCAACGCTCCTGTTTGATGCCATAAAACGGGCCGGATCGGTCGACCATCAGGCCATTCGCGATGCACTGGCTGCCACGGTTTTTTATGGAGTGACCGGCAAGATCTCCTTTGACAAAAACGGAGATCCCCAGAAACAGGTGGTGATGATGAAAATCACCGCCGGGCGCCCGGCCCTGTTCTCAACTGTCATGCCCAACTGACCAGCAACTTTGTGCGATCAAGGCGAGCTATGCTGAGCAACAGAAGCCTGCGCTTTAAAATCAATCTCTCCATCGCCATGATCCTGCTGATCGTCACCCTGGTGTTCGGCTCCATTCTGGCGATCTATGAAATCACCCGCCGGAACGATGCCATCCAGCAAGTCAAACAGTTCCTTGATGACCTGACCGCCCAATATTCGGAACAGCTCGGCAATGAAATTTTTGCCGGTCAGGAACTGGCACTTTCCGCCACCCTGGCTCAGCTCAAGAAGCGAAGTAACATTTTGACGATCGACACTTATGATCAGGTCGGTAACCTTGTGGTCACCACCGCAGCTAAGTCCCCGGAAGGTCTCGAACTGGATCAGTTACGACCGTTCGGTTCCCCTGTTGCCCGCCTGCAGCATTGGCATAACCAGCCGGTGCTGAGCTATATCAGCCCCATCATTGCCTACAACGAACCCGTGGGTTATTGGCAGATCCGCTATGCCATGACGACATTGAACCAGCAGACTCTGGAGATCGTCAGCATCTTTAGCGCCCTGATCATTTCCCTGTCATTGCTCCTCGGCCTGTTGCTCAATAATATTCTGCGGCGCTTTGTCCTCAAACCGGTCTATGCGCTGCAAAAAACCATGCACTCTATCGAAAACAGGGATGGTCCAGCCGATCAGGAAGAGATCGACGACGAACAGAGACTGGCCAGGATGGTCTGTGCTTTTGACGAACACTCCTGCCACTTGAAGGTTTCGAAAGAGACCCAGGATGAAATCGGCTCTTTGGGCTATGCTTTTCAGCAAATGCTGCTGGCCCTGAAGAATGCCTATATCGGCAGCCGAACCGATGTCCTGACCAAACTCAATAACCGCAGAAAGCTGGATGAAGTTCTGGCCTTCGAAATCAAGCAATCCAGCCGCTACCAAAATCCCTTTGCCTTCATCCTGATCGATATCGACTACTTTAAAACCGTCAATGACACCCATGGCCACCTGGTCGGGGACAGGGTTCTGGTGGAATTGGCCGAACTGCTGCAGAACTGTTTACGGACAACCGACATTGCCGGACGTTGGGGCGGCGAAGAATTCATCATCATCCTGCCCCAACAAAAACGGCTGCATGCGCAACAGCTGGCGGAAAAGCTCCGCAACACGATCTGCAGCCACCGGTTTACCGATGCCAACATTACCATTACCGCCAGTTTTGGCATCAGCGAATATCTGCCCGGAGATTCCGCTGCCGGCCTGGTCAAGAGAGCCGATGACGCTCTCTATGAAGCAAAGCGGTTTGGCCGCAACCGCATTGTCTGGCAATAGCCAGCCGTCGGCTCTC
This genomic window from Pelobacter seleniigenes DSM 18267 contains:
- a CDS encoding GGDEF domain-containing protein, whose translation is MLSNRSLRFKINLSIAMILLIVTLVFGSILAIYEITRRNDAIQQVKQFLDDLTAQYSEQLGNEIFAGQELALSATLAQLKKRSNILTIDTYDQVGNLVVTTAAKSPEGLELDQLRPFGSPVARLQHWHNQPVLSYISPIIAYNEPVGYWQIRYAMTTLNQQTLEIVSIFSALIISLSLLLGLLLNNILRRFVLKPVYALQKTMHSIENRDGPADQEEIDDEQRLARMVCAFDEHSCHLKVSKETQDEIGSLGYAFQQMLLALKNAYIGSRTDVLTKLNNRRKLDEVLAFEIKQSSRYQNPFAFILIDIDYFKTVNDTHGHLVGDRVLVELAELLQNCLRTTDIAGRWGGEEFIIILPQQKRLHAQQLAEKLRNTICSHRFTDANITITASFGISEYLPGDSAAGLVKRADDALYEAKRFGRNRIVWQ